Sequence from the Magnetovibrio sp. genome:
GGCGCGGGCACGATGCGCGGGGCTTTTTTTCAACACCTCGGGGGCGAACAGTTCGTTGATACGAAACAACTGAAATTTCACCGCACCGCTGCCGGTGCGGTGTGCCGCCTCGATAAAGGCGTAGCAGCGTTCGAGGTCGCGATGGTGATTGCTGGACACTTCGGCAATGAAAACCGGTGCGCCAGCGCCGGCGAACAGGCCTTGGGGTTCAGTCATCGTGGTGTTCCCGAATCATCGCCAACAGATCGGCATGGCTGGCCCATTCAGGATTGGTGTCGCTAGCGTAGGAAAAATCTTCGGCGACCGGGGTGCCGAGATTGAGCGTTTCTTGCGCGCCTTCCCAAAAGCTGATGGGGGGCTTGATGACGTAGCCGTTATCAACCTCGACGGTGTTGCGCGCGTCATCGGAGGTGATCATGATTTCGTGCAGTTTTTCACCGGGGCGGACGCCGACGATTTTGTGCGGTAAGTCGGGTGCCATGGCGTGGGCAAGATCGATGATGCGCATGGACGGGATTTTAGGCACGAACAGTTCGCCGCCGAGCATGCGGTTCAAGCAATCGGTGACGAAATCGATGCCTTGGCGCAAGGTGATCCAAAATCGCGTCATGCGCTCGTCGGTGATCGGCAGGTGATCCGCGCCTTCGTCGATGAGCTTTTGAAAAAAGGGAATAACGCTGCCGCGCGAACCCACCACGTTGCCGTACCGCACCACCGAAAAACGCGTGCCCAAAGGCCCCGCTAAGTTGTTGCCGGCGATGAAGATCTTGTCGGATGCCAGCTTGGTCGCGCCATAAAGATTGATCGGGTTGGCGGCCTTGTCGGTGGACAGGGCGATGACTTTTGAGACTTCGGCGCGCAACGCAGCTTGAACGACGTTTTCCGCGCCAATGATGTTGGTGGCGACGAACTCAAAAGGGTTGTATTCGGCTGCGGGAACTTGTTTCAGCGCGGCGGCGTGGATGACGATGTCGACCCCGCGCAATGCCATGGTCAGGCGGTCGCGGTCACGTACGTCGCCGATGAAATAGCGCATTTCGTCTCGCCCTGCGATGCCGGGGGCATTACTCATTTCGAATTGCTTGAGTTCGTCGCGGGAATAGACGATCACGCGTTTGGCGTGGCCTTCGGCTAAAATCTGGCGAACCATTTTTTGACCGAACGATCCTGTGCCGCCGGTGATGAGAACGGACTTGCCTTTAAAAATATCCATGAATTCTTCCTGGGATGTTTAAAGGGTTAGGGGGCTTCTCCTTGAAGCTGTTTAGGCTCATCCGCGGCATCGTCTTCGGGCAGGAGTTCGTTTTCCGCCAAGAAGGCTTTCAGCTGTTCGCTGAATTTATGCAGCACGTTCGATTCATATTTGATCAGGTTCTGCGCCTCTTTCAGGCCCTTGTATATGCGGTCGTTGTGCACGTGGTCGCGCACCTTGATGGCAATGTCCAAGGCGTTGGGGCAGGCGGCGATGAACTCGTTGAGGCGTTGTTCGAAGCGTGCGAGGCAGGCCTCACGTTCCGCCGGATCAAGTAGGATGTATGCGCCCTGAAGTTCGAAATAGACACGCGAAGCAGGCGTTTGCGCATCCTCTTGGGAAAGGACTTCTTTTTCCCGCAAGATGGCCGACTTGTTGTGAACGAGAATCTTCGTGTTGCCGCCGATGTTTTCAAGAACGGAGCCGTTGATAATCAGCTTGTCACCGGATTTGAAGTCGATAAGAAGAGGCACGTCTGATCCTAAAAGTATGTGTGAGGCTAATTTCGCAGGAACGCTTGCGACCAGTGTCTGATTTAAACAAACAAATTCATCACGGACCCGGGCGGGATGTCCCAGCCCTGAACCGATTTATTCATTTCTTCAACCGAACTGATCCGCGCTTCGAACGAGAGAGAGATCACGCGCAAGATGTTGCCGTAGTTGGCCTTGATGTCTTCGATTTGCGCTTCACGTTTTTGCAGTTCGATAGAGGACAACTGGGTCATGTCGGACAGTTTGGTGGCCAACGTCGCGGACAAATTCAAAGAGGTCTGCGATGCGTTTTCAAGCGTTGTCGTGGTGACGTCGTAAGCTGTATCGATGAGGCCGCTTAAGGTGTTCAAGTCATCGAGGATTTGCCGATTGCCGTTGGTTGGCGTTGTGGTGCCTGCCGGGTCGACGACCCCCTCTACAGGGCTCATGGCCTTCAGCGTTTCGTACATGTTTTTGACATCGCGAACCACATAGGGCGTCGAAATGTCGGGATGCACGGACAGCAGCAAAGCCGACGTTTCTTCGATCAGCGCGTCGCGTTTGGCGTTCAGCGCGGTGATTTCATCGGCAGTGAGGTTGGTGTTGTCATCGACGGCGGTGAACGCGGAAATGGCCTCGTAGACGTTCGTCTGCATGCTGGCCAAGCGCGTCTGGTTGGCGCGCATGTCGAAGGCGAAGCTGTCGATCAGCGCCTTGTTCTTTTCGAGTTTTCCGTAGTCACGTTCCAACGCGGCAAGGCGGCGCGGGGTGTCGTCATTGCGGATGACGGTATCGATTTCGCTGTTGATACGGCGAATGACGGTGTTTTGGATTTGGTTGAATTGCTGCTCAAAACCAAAGCGAAAGCTCGCCGCCGAGACACGCGTCAGGGTCGTCCCAATATTGGTATCGGTGGCGTTTGGTATGGGCATTCTTCCCGTTCTCCACTACGAGCACCACGTTGGCGCCCATGTCGCCCTTCTGGGCATTTCCTGTGTAACGTGAAAACTATACCATTAT
This genomic interval carries:
- the pseB gene encoding UDP-N-acetylglucosamine 4,6-dehydratase (inverting) — protein: MDIFKGKSVLITGGTGSFGQKMVRQILAEGHAKRVIVYSRDELKQFEMSNAPGIAGRDEMRYFIGDVRDRDRLTMALRGVDIVIHAAALKQVPAAEYNPFEFVATNIIGAENVVQAALRAEVSKVIALSTDKAANPINLYGATKLASDKIFIAGNNLAGPLGTRFSVVRYGNVVGSRGSVIPFFQKLIDEGADHLPITDERMTRFWITLRQGIDFVTDCLNRMLGGELFVPKIPSMRIIDLAHAMAPDLPHKIVGVRPGEKLHEIMITSDDARNTVEVDNGYVIKPPISFWEGAQETLNLGTPVAEDFSYASDTNPEWASHADLLAMIREHHDD
- a CDS encoding flagellar biosynthesis repressor FlbT; translation: MPLLIDFKSGDKLIINGSVLENIGGNTKILVHNKSAILREKEVLSQEDAQTPASRVYFELQGAYILLDPAEREACLARFEQRLNEFIAACPNALDIAIKVRDHVHNDRIYKGLKEAQNLIKYESNVLHKFSEQLKAFLAENELLPEDDAADEPKQLQGEAP